The genomic segment TGTTTCGGTTGTTGCCGGAAAAATCAAATCCGTGAATTCAATATCTCTGAGCACCGTCTTTGCCTTTTTCATTATAAGCACTCTCGGCTCTGTTCTGGGGGATGAAACTGTAAGGTTTATATCGCCGTTTAAATATTTTGATTCGGCCTATATTATTAAAAATGCGGCCTACGAAAGTTCATATCCTCTGATCGGCATTCTCTTTATCCTCATAGCGATAGGGGCCAGCTACCGGGTGTATGTAAAAAAGGATATCCATACCGTTTAGAACAGCCTTGAATTTTAAGGAGGGTAGTCAGGCTTATGAATATTTTTATCAGAGAAATGAAGGCTTATCGAAAATCACTGCTTTTATGGTGCATCGGCATGTTCCTGATGATTGTCAGTGGAATGGCTAAGTATTCGTATTATGCAGAATCAGGTCAGTCCATTAGTGAAATTATCTCTACAATTCCGAAAACCTTGAGAGCGATCTTGGGATTCGGTGATTTTGACGTCACCAAAGCCAGCGGTTTTTACGGAATACTTTTTCTCTACTTGCTGTTCATGGTAACCATCCATGCTTCTATGCTGGGCGCCAATATTATTTCAAAGGAAGAACGGGATAAAACGACCGAATTTTTAATGGTGAAACCGATATCAAGAACTAAAATCTTAACTTCAAAGCTCTTGGCCGCCCTGGCCAATGTCCTGATCTTAAACCTCGTCACTCTCGTTTTATCGATTGCTATTGTCGGCAAGTATAGCCATGGTGAAGCCGTAACCAGCGAAATTCAAATGTTGACCGTTGGCATGTTGATTTTACAAGCCATCTTTCTATTCATCGGTTCAGGTATCGCGGCGATCAGTAAAAACCCGAAGAATTCGGGTTCGATCGCCACGGCAGTACTGCTTGTCGCTTTTATCT from the Desulfitobacterium metallireducens DSM 15288 genome contains:
- a CDS encoding ABC transporter permease subunit, whose translation is MNIFIREMKAYRKSLLLWCIGMFLMIVSGMAKYSYYAESGQSISEIISTIPKTLRAILGFGDFDVTKASGFYGILFLYLLFMVTIHASMLGANIISKEERDKTTEFLMVKPISRTKILTSKLLAALANVLILNLVTLVLSIAIVGKYSHGEAVTSEIQMLTVGMLILQAIFLFIGSGIAAISKNPKNSGSIATAVLLVAFILSIAVDMNSKLEGLKYITPFKYFTAQSVINGGRLEPLFVILSFVLIAALISITYLFYKNRDLNV